In Arcobacter sp. F2176, a single genomic region encodes these proteins:
- a CDS encoding GGDEF domain-containing protein, which yields MNNLIVSGIKRFLEANCFNQNIYEYLDFYDRLRDLKEVKLIYEELQLWIEKTFYIKSLKIIIDSLDEKDKEIAFQNSNDEIYENSSMIKKYKVFMNKSLAINFYLVCENEKHLKEITSNDEILNAFFYMVAPFVNSVSYQELVQKLTFKDPLTSVYNRKFLVEHLNKLLPLSKRENKNISFLMVGIDHFKAVIDEFDYDIGDKVLISLSEILRNNIRESDIVVRLEADEFLVTLVGLTSQNDAKLVAQKLIDVFAKSEVKVSPSGYTLKKTICVGITHYDNQTNSVDYILRNADISLYEAKNLGRGKIKEFFPDEVQCVDLF from the coding sequence ATGAATAATTTGATTGTAAGTGGTATAAAAAGATTTTTAGAAGCTAATTGTTTTAATCAAAATATTTATGAATATCTTGATTTTTATGATAGATTAAGAGATCTAAAAGAAGTTAAGCTTATCTATGAAGAACTACAACTATGGATTGAAAAAACCTTTTATATAAAATCATTAAAAATTATAATTGACTCTTTGGATGAAAAAGATAAAGAGATCGCTTTTCAAAATTCTAATGATGAAATTTATGAAAATAGTTCAATGATTAAGAAATATAAAGTTTTTATGAATAAAAGTTTAGCCATAAATTTTTATTTAGTTTGTGAAAATGAAAAACACTTAAAAGAAATCACATCAAATGATGAAATCTTAAATGCTTTTTTTTACATGGTGGCACCTTTTGTAAATAGTGTTTCATACCAAGAATTAGTACAAAAGTTGACTTTTAAAGACCCTTTGACAAGTGTTTATAATAGAAAGTTTTTAGTTGAACATTTAAATAAACTATTACCTTTATCAAAAAGAGAGAATAAAAATATCTCATTTTTGATGGTAGGAATTGATCACTTTAAAGCAGTTATTGATGAATTTGATTATGATATTGGGGATAAGGTTTTAATTAGTTTATCAGAAATATTAAGAAATAATATAAGGGAATCTGACATTGTTGTAAGATTAGAAGCGGATGAATTTTTAGTTACTTTAGTTGGACTTACATCACAAAATGATGCGAAACTTGTAGCTCAAAAATTAATCGATGTTTTTGCAAAAAGTGAAGTAAAAGTATCTCCCTCAGGTTATACTTTGAAAAAAACTATTTGCGTGGGTATTACCCATTATGATAATCAAACAAATTCTGTTGATTATATTTTAAGAAACGCTGATATATCACTTTATGAAGCAAAGAATCTAGGAAGAGGTAAGATAAAAGAATTTTTTCCAGATGAAGTTCAGTGTGTAGATTTATTTTAA
- the dbpA gene encoding ATP-dependent RNA helicase DbpA, producing the protein MLAITTLNIDEKLKENLISLGYETLTKIQEESLPLILEGKDVIAKAKTGSGKTAAFGIGLLNKLDVKKFKTQCLVLCPTRELADQVAEELRRIARYKHNIKILTLCGGVPSSRQTHSLTHGAHVIVGTPGRVLFHLREQNLDPESIDTLVLDEADRMLDMGFLEDIEKVINFIPKQRQTLLFSATYDENIKELSKGILVDPIFKSVDTVHTESTIREEFIKTSRKDSVLLKLFSTYKPNSVIIFCNTKIKCDELDTYLYDMGYDPLVLHSDFEQKTRDEIITLFSNKSYPILIATDVASRGLDIDDVEMVINYDMANDTNVYTHRIGRTARAGKSGVALTLYNDYDEDKVEELQVNKELVYIDEESLIDEVYKLSSEYKTIYISGGKKLKLRPADILGCLIQDNGLGKDDIGKIKILPMCSYVAIKVDAYERKIKEKESLKIKGKFFRIFDR; encoded by the coding sequence ATGCTAGCAATAACTACACTAAACATAGATGAAAAACTAAAAGAAAACTTGATATCTTTAGGTTATGAAACTCTAACAAAAATACAAGAGGAGTCTTTACCTTTAATATTAGAAGGAAAAGATGTAATAGCAAAAGCAAAAACTGGAAGTGGAAAAACTGCTGCTTTTGGAATAGGGCTATTAAATAAACTAGATGTAAAGAAGTTTAAAACACAATGCTTAGTTTTATGTCCTACAAGGGAACTTGCTGATCAAGTTGCAGAGGAACTTAGAAGAATAGCTAGATATAAACACAATATCAAAATATTAACTTTATGTGGTGGCGTTCCCTCAAGTAGACAAACACATTCATTAACCCATGGAGCTCATGTAATAGTTGGAACTCCTGGACGAGTACTCTTCCATTTAAGAGAGCAAAACCTAGATCCAGAATCAATTGATACACTTGTACTAGATGAAGCAGATAGAATGCTTGATATGGGATTTTTGGAAGATATAGAAAAGGTTATTAACTTTATACCAAAACAACGACAAACACTGCTATTTTCTGCAACCTATGATGAAAATATAAAAGAGCTTTCAAAAGGTATCTTAGTAGATCCTATTTTTAAAAGTGTAGATACAGTTCATACAGAAAGTACTATAAGAGAAGAGTTTATAAAAACTTCAAGAAAAGATAGTGTTTTATTAAAACTATTTTCAACTTATAAACCAAATTCTGTAATAATCTTCTGTAATACAAAAATCAAATGTGATGAATTAGATACCTATCTTTATGATATGGGATATGATCCTTTAGTTTTACACTCTGATTTTGAACAAAAAACAAGAGATGAAATTATCACACTTTTTTCAAATAAATCATACCCAATACTAATAGCAACTGATGTTGCAAGTAGGGGACTTGATATTGATGATGTTGAGATGGTTATAAACTATGATATGGCAAATGATACAAATGTATATACACATAGAATAGGAAGAACAGCAAGAGCTGGGAAAAGTGGAGTTGCTTTAACTTTATATAATGATTATGATGAAGATAAAGTTGAAGAGTTGCAAGTAAATAAAGAGTTAGTTTATATAGATGAAGAGAGTTTGATTGATGAGGTATATAAACTAAGCTCAGAATATAAAACTATTTATATAAGTGGTGGAAAAAAATTAAAACTAAGACCTGCTGATATATTAGGGTGTTTGATTCAAGATAATGGTTTAGGAAAAGATGATATAGGTAAGATAAAAATACTTCCTATGTGCTCTTATGTGGCAATAAAAGTTGATGCTTATGAGAGAAAAATAAAAGAAAAAGAGTCTTTAAAGATCAAAGGGAAATTCTTTAGAATATTTGATAGATAG
- a CDS encoding DedA family protein: MEDIINQWGYLALFLYSFGGGFVGLVVASVLAYSGDLNIYVCIIVAASSNFLGDQFLFYMARTNKNYAKDIMRKHGRKVALAHLWMRKYGSPVVFLQKYVYGIKTLIPLAMGLTKYSFKKFTIFNFFATILWAVIVGYVSYKLGEVVLTYADDYKYYGVAIILAIVLTVTYYLKKI, from the coding sequence TTGGAAGATATAATTAATCAATGGGGTTATTTAGCTCTATTCTTATACTCATTTGGTGGTGGTTTTGTTGGACTTGTGGTTGCAAGTGTTTTAGCTTATTCTGGTGATTTAAATATTTATGTATGTATTATCGTTGCAGCTAGTTCAAACTTTTTAGGGGATCAGTTTTTATTTTACATGGCAAGAACAAATAAAAACTATGCAAAAGATATAATGAGAAAGCATGGGAGAAAAGTTGCACTTGCACATTTGTGGATGAGAAAATATGGCTCACCCGTTGTATTCTTGCAAAAGTATGTATATGGAATAAAAACTTTGATTCCTTTGGCTATGGGACTTACAAAATACTCATTTAAAAAATTTACTATATTTAACTTCTTTGCTACAATTCTTTGGGCAGTAATAGTTGGATATGTCAGTTATAAATTAGGCGAAGTTGTTTTAACTTACGCAGATGATTATAAGTATTATGGAGTAGCAATAATCTTAGCTATTGTACTTACTGTTACTTATTACTTAAAGAAGATATAA
- a CDS encoding ion transporter, with translation MFNKIKLFVDGGFFTKFITYLIVLNGITMGLETSKVFMANYEVYANLFNQIVITIFTIEIILRIYVHRISFFKDAWSIFDFTIVAISLVPLSSGFEILRILRVLRLFRLITVVPQMRKIVTALISVIPGMLSVIALMSLFFYIFAIMSTQLFSQSFPQWFGTLGESFYTLFQIMTLESWSMGIVRPIMEVYPHAWIFFVPFIFIVTFVMINLVVAIIVDAMAILNQDEEKHIIEEVQSNEHNVNDEIKKLREEIFELKSLIKATIKS, from the coding sequence ATGTTTAACAAAATAAAATTATTTGTAGATGGTGGATTTTTTACAAAATTCATAACCTATTTAATCGTATTAAACGGTATTACGATGGGATTAGAAACTTCAAAAGTATTTATGGCAAACTATGAAGTTTATGCAAACCTATTTAATCAAATCGTTATTACAATATTTACAATAGAAATCATACTTAGAATTTATGTTCATAGAATATCTTTTTTTAAAGATGCTTGGAGTATATTTGACTTTACAATAGTTGCTATTTCTTTAGTTCCATTAAGTTCTGGCTTTGAAATTTTAAGAATACTAAGAGTACTAAGACTTTTTAGACTTATAACTGTTGTCCCTCAAATGAGAAAGATAGTTACTGCACTTATTAGTGTAATACCTGGTATGTTATCTGTTATTGCTCTTATGAGCTTGTTCTTTTATATATTTGCAATTATGTCTACTCAACTATTCTCACAGAGCTTTCCACAATGGTTTGGCACCTTAGGAGAATCATTTTATACACTTTTTCAAATCATGACTTTAGAGTCTTGGTCTATGGGAATTGTTCGACCTATCATGGAAGTTTACCCACATGCATGGATTTTCTTTGTTCCTTTTATATTTATTGTGACCTTTGTAATGATAAATTTAGTTGTTGCAATTATAGTTGATGCAATGGCGATACTAAATCAAGATGAAGAGAAACATATTATTGAAGAGGTTCAATCAAATGAACACAATGTGAATGATGAAATTAAGAAATTAAGAGAAGAGATTTTTGAGCTTAAATCATTAATAAAGGCAACTATAAAAAGTTAG
- a CDS encoding HD domain-containing protein: MILQSKILNRLQFVTQNALAYFSFPSITTKRFIHCLGTMHVSSYMLKNALLNSDSTTRDMFLRSMKKVIHEIIVEDKLNITFDEGSSYFDNKALYQFSIPTNSKMYNDTYIITLQAVRLAGLLHDVGHLPFSHQVENALKRVYENIQNSPDLLQKEENFKDLYEDITSNQKQVLHEAIGENFIDLLFKEELIKNSDRQSDIDYFKLLHKLCMFILKEKIYGKFDFKVLHSIISGTIDADRLDYINRDMVASGYIGGANDNLRITKHTVLVRDGKTFKISFFDMGLIDIEHLLEMRFNLYKKVIYNHGIAKTDALLENVVLYLSNKYFRNGMFYERNSSNCIAMLWNFLSEKNEERRLDIVSMLDENWLISLFKKEYFEIKNKDTKTNDDKKYLKSFEEVLFGKRFFRSPWKNLNEFYKVLEFSTIERYKFRESFGYLTKNRFKKLRIELDKFIKKWETQEEDVFFTYQIVSFTLGLNKEFTLYDGEEIIPIDEISTVRKRLKKSMLNTVPFYIYTNKKDMNLTLKKELKDIVFKIFED; encoded by the coding sequence TTGATTTTACAAAGTAAGATATTAAATAGACTGCAATTTGTAACACAAAATGCCCTAGCTTATTTTTCATTTCCATCAATTACAACAAAAAGATTTATACATTGTTTAGGAACAATGCATGTAAGTTCTTATATGCTAAAAAATGCCCTTTTAAATAGTGATTCAACAACAAGGGACATGTTTTTAAGAAGTATGAAAAAAGTTATTCATGAAATAATTGTAGAAGATAAGTTAAATATTACATTTGATGAAGGTAGTTCTTACTTTGATAATAAAGCCTTATATCAATTCTCTATACCTACAAACTCTAAAATGTACAATGATACTTACATAATCACTTTACAAGCTGTAAGATTGGCTGGCTTACTCCATGATGTAGGACATCTTCCTTTTTCACATCAAGTTGAAAATGCACTAAAACGAGTATATGAAAATATACAAAACTCTCCTGATTTACTTCAAAAAGAAGAGAATTTTAAAGACTTGTATGAAGATATAACTTCAAATCAAAAGCAAGTATTACATGAAGCAATTGGTGAAAACTTTATTGATTTATTATTTAAAGAAGAACTTATAAAAAATAGTGATAGGCAATCAGATATTGATTATTTCAAATTATTGCATAAGCTTTGTATGTTTATATTAAAAGAGAAGATTTATGGAAAATTTGATTTTAAAGTATTACATTCAATTATTAGTGGAACTATTGATGCTGATAGATTAGATTATATAAATCGGGATATGGTAGCTTCTGGATATATTGGTGGAGCAAATGACAACTTAAGAATCACAAAACATACTGTATTAGTAAGAGATGGGAAAACTTTTAAAATAAGCTTCTTTGATATGGGCTTAATAGACATTGAACATCTTTTAGAAATGAGATTTAACTTATATAAAAAGGTAATCTATAATCATGGTATTGCAAAAACAGATGCCCTATTAGAAAATGTAGTTTTATATCTTTCAAATAAATATTTTAGAAATGGCATGTTTTATGAAAGAAACTCATCAAACTGTATTGCTATGCTTTGGAATTTTTTAAGTGAAAAAAATGAAGAGAGACGACTAGACATAGTCTCTATGCTTGATGAAAATTGGCTAATTTCACTATTTAAGAAAGAGTATTTTGAAATAAAAAATAAAGATACTAAAACAAATGATGACAAAAAGTATCTAAAATCGTTTGAAGAAGTACTTTTTGGAAAAAGATTTTTTAGATCTCCTTGGAAAAATTTAAATGAATTTTATAAAGTGCTAGAATTTTCTACAATTGAAAGATATAAATTTAGAGAAAGTTTTGGATACCTTACAAAAAATAGATTCAAAAAACTTAGAATCGAACTAGATAAATTTATAAAAAAATGGGAAACTCAAGAAGAAGATGTATTTTTCACATACCAAATTGTATCTTTTACTTTAGGATTAAATAAAGAGTTTACGCTTTATGATGGTGAAGAAATTATTCCAATAGATGAAATTTCAACAGTTAGAAAAAGATTGAAAAAATCTATGCTAAATACTGTACCTTTTTATATTTATACAAATAAAAAAGACATGAATCTAACTTTGAAAAAAGAACTTAAAGATATAGTGTTTAAAATATTTGAAGATTAA
- a CDS encoding FeoB-associated Cys-rich membrane protein, with protein sequence MQEIAIFSIVLLALAYILRKTFKKNGGCGCGEEGCSKK encoded by the coding sequence ATGCAAGAAATAGCAATTTTTTCAATCGTTTTATTAGCTTTAGCATATATTTTAAGAAAAACTTTTAAAAAGAATGGTGGCTGTGGCTGTGGAGAAGAGGGTTGTTCTAAAAAATAG
- a CDS encoding S-adenosylmethionine--2-demethylmenaquinone methyltransferase, which yields MNFETADLCDDNQDKEIQVLSNEYKNYGGLKKCAGQIVTIKLDKSNWELLEMLRDENGKGKVVVVENARYFYGVVGDKLMDFAKNNNWQAIIINGYVRDIAYTKDIDVALYAIGTCPLRNFEKTTSSRGDQLSFGGVTFHEGDYLYADLDGVIVSREKLI from the coding sequence ATGAATTTTGAAACTGCAGATTTATGCGATGATAACCAAGACAAAGAGATTCAGGTATTGTCAAATGAATATAAAAATTATGGGGGATTAAAAAAATGTGCTGGACAAATAGTAACAATTAAACTTGATAAAAGCAATTGGGAACTATTGGAAATGTTAAGAGATGAAAATGGAAAAGGCAAAGTTGTAGTAGTTGAAAATGCAAGATATTTTTATGGAGTAGTTGGAGATAAATTAATGGATTTTGCTAAAAATAACAATTGGCAAGCTATTATTATCAATGGATATGTAAGAGACATCGCTTATACAAAAGATATTGATGTTGCTTTATATGCAATAGGGACTTGTCCATTAAGAAATTTTGAAAAAACAACTTCTTCAAGAGGTGATCAATTGAGCTTTGGTGGAGTTACTTTTCATGAAGGTGATTATTTATATGCTGATTTAGATGGGGTAATAGTTTCAAGAGAAAAATTAATCTAA
- a CDS encoding peptidylprolyl isomerase, with protein MAVEASARHILIDNEEICNQVKEQIISGDLDFVEAAEQYSLCPSGDQGGALGTFGKGQMVKEFEDVVFTAPVGEIQGPVQTEFGYHLIEVTSRNE; from the coding sequence ATGGCAGTGGAAGCTAGTGCAAGACATATCTTAATAGACAATGAAGAGATATGTAACCAAGTTAAAGAACAAATAATTAGTGGGGATTTAGATTTTGTAGAAGCTGCAGAACAATATTCATTATGTCCATCAGGAGATCAAGGTGGAGCTTTAGGTACATTTGGTAAAGGTCAAATGGTAAAAGAGTTTGAAGACGTAGTATTCACTGCACCTGTAGGAGAAATACAAGGTCCAGTTCAAACAGAATTTGGTTACCACCTTATTGAAGTAACTTCAAGAAATGAGTAA
- a CDS encoding PhoH family protein, with amino-acid sequence MKEKIYVVDTNIILQNLQNLYKVSDNGSNVIVVPETVLFELEDKKKLPNELGFYSREFARLLAKMKIKEVDHRSKFKVVKYFSDNLQLHVIAKDKYDSEIEQVHLSESNDKRIIEVAAIAQQYYKGAQTIFLSIDIYARTFAQFKGIKAETLHDDKSVVPKFEFVKTLELDSSKFNSLDGKLITSFDDKYTFENFSYEFSSEDGNKEYAIIINKIINILSESDFKALQVKPVNLKQKLFSKAIVSNMYDLLVIDAKAGSGKTLMSIASAMRLIDLGLYDKIVYVRNSIESLDKGADIGFLSGNEEKFRIYNMALTDTLEFIAKKQLKKSENKENKESIDSKISELTSKYCIETLWPGEARGRTLSSAIVIMDEWQNSSEKTTQLILSRLDESCMAIVIGSNRQIDNLYLNKYNNGLTTLLKQTNFEHDEVKMFAIELEKAVRGKFAEFTERIFENKKN; translated from the coding sequence ATGAAAGAAAAAATATACGTAGTAGATACAAACATTATTCTACAAAACCTACAAAACCTGTATAAAGTCAGTGATAATGGTTCTAATGTAATAGTTGTACCAGAAACTGTTTTATTTGAACTTGAGGATAAAAAAAAGTTACCCAATGAACTTGGTTTTTACTCAAGAGAGTTTGCTAGACTTCTAGCCAAAATGAAAATCAAAGAAGTAGATCATAGAAGTAAATTTAAAGTTGTAAAATATTTTAGTGATAATCTTCAACTACATGTTATTGCAAAAGATAAATATGATTCTGAAATAGAACAAGTTCACTTAAGTGAAAGTAATGACAAAAGAATTATTGAAGTTGCAGCAATCGCACAACAGTACTATAAAGGTGCCCAAACAATATTTTTATCAATTGATATTTATGCAAGAACTTTTGCTCAGTTCAAAGGAATAAAAGCTGAGACTTTACATGATGATAAATCTGTTGTTCCTAAATTTGAGTTTGTAAAAACTTTAGAATTAGACTCATCTAAATTTAACTCACTTGATGGAAAACTTATTACTTCTTTTGATGATAAATATACTTTTGAAAACTTCTCTTATGAATTTAGTAGTGAAGATGGAAATAAAGAGTATGCAATAATTATAAATAAGATAATAAATATTTTAAGTGAAAGTGATTTTAAAGCCTTACAAGTAAAACCTGTAAACCTTAAACAAAAACTATTTTCAAAAGCAATTGTATCTAATATGTATGATTTATTGGTTATTGATGCAAAAGCTGGAAGTGGTAAAACTTTGATGTCAATTGCAAGTGCCATGAGACTTATTGACTTAGGACTTTATGACAAAATAGTATATGTACGAAACTCTATTGAATCACTTGACAAAGGTGCTGATATTGGATTTTTATCAGGAAATGAAGAAAAATTTCGTATTTATAATATGGCTTTGACTGATACTTTAGAATTTATTGCTAAAAAACAGTTAAAGAAATCAGAAAATAAAGAAAACAAAGAATCAATTGATAGCAAAATTTCTGAGCTTACATCTAAATATTGTATTGAAACTTTGTGGCCAGGGGAAGCTAGAGGAAGAACACTTAGCTCTGCTATTGTTATAATGGATGAGTGGCAAAATTCAAGTGAAAAAACTACTCAACTTATACTTTCAAGACTTGATGAAAGTTGTATGGCTATTGTAATTGGTTCAAATAGACAAATTGATAATTTATATTTAAATAAATACAATAATGGTCTAACTACGCTTTTAAAACAGACAAATTTTGAACATGATGAAGTTAAAATGTTTGCAATTGAACTTGAAAAAGCAGTAAGAGGTAAATTCGCAGAATTTACTGAGCGAATATTTGAAAATAAGAAAAACTAA